The following are encoded together in the Cytophagia bacterium CHB2 genome:
- a CDS encoding HlyD family efflux transporter periplasmic adaptor subunit — MDRPLDPAFLKEQLTKRYVRLGVIVAAVAALLFWIPGWISPSVSKNRIRTAKVEAGPMAATISAAGTVVPEFEQVISSPLDTRVLRILRTAGTTIQIGQPIIELDVSEAKLALARLNEQLALKENRQAQLRIDLDKTLNDLRSELQIKKLRIDYLQTKVEQEEKLFQIGGSSKEQVRQSKLELEIAYLEFAQLENSIANTQQSLQNQLEGVTLETKITRGERDEAARQLELAATKADRNGVLTWVVPQEGVTIGKGEMLAKIADLNAFRVEATVSDVHASRLAAGLPVNVKIDDETNLAGTIASVLPAIQNGIVTFLVALEDKTSPRLRANLRVDVYVVTAAKEKTLRVKRGPFVTGEGEHEVFVIRDGAAVRTPVRIGLVGFDYFEVMAGLQEGEEVIISDMRDFIHMKEVKIRK, encoded by the coding sequence GTGGATCGACCACTTGATCCGGCTTTTTTGAAAGAGCAACTCACGAAGCGATACGTTCGTCTCGGGGTGATTGTCGCGGCTGTGGCAGCGCTCTTGTTTTGGATTCCCGGCTGGATCTCGCCTTCGGTGAGCAAGAACCGCATTCGCACGGCGAAAGTCGAAGCCGGGCCAATGGCTGCAACGATCTCAGCCGCAGGCACTGTGGTACCGGAGTTCGAGCAAGTCATCTCCAGCCCGCTGGACACGCGTGTGCTGCGCATTCTGCGCACGGCCGGCACAACAATACAAATCGGCCAGCCGATTATCGAGTTGGATGTCAGCGAAGCCAAACTTGCGCTGGCCCGGCTTAATGAACAACTCGCCCTCAAGGAGAACCGCCAGGCCCAGCTTAGAATCGATCTTGACAAGACATTGAACGATTTGCGCAGCGAACTTCAAATCAAGAAACTGCGCATTGATTATCTACAAACCAAAGTCGAGCAAGAAGAAAAGCTGTTTCAGATTGGCGGGAGCAGCAAAGAGCAGGTCCGGCAAAGCAAGCTCGAACTGGAGATTGCTTACCTCGAATTTGCGCAACTCGAAAACTCAATCGCCAATACGCAACAATCGCTGCAAAACCAATTGGAAGGCGTGACGCTCGAAACCAAAATCACGCGCGGCGAGCGCGATGAAGCTGCGCGCCAGCTCGAATTGGCGGCGACGAAAGCCGATCGCAACGGCGTGCTCACCTGGGTGGTGCCGCAAGAAGGCGTCACGATTGGCAAGGGCGAAATGCTGGCGAAAATCGCGGACTTGAACGCCTTTCGCGTGGAGGCCACGGTTTCGGATGTGCATGCTTCCCGGCTCGCTGCCGGTTTGCCGGTCAACGTGAAAATCGACGATGAAACCAATCTTGCCGGCACGATTGCCAGCGTGCTGCCGGCAATTCAAAACGGCATCGTCACTTTTCTCGTCGCGCTGGAAGACAAGACCAGCCCACGTTTGCGCGCAAATCTGCGCGTCGACGTTTACGTGGTCACGGCAGCCAAAGAAAAAACGCTGCGCGTGAAACGCGGCCCGTTCGTGACCGGCGAAGGCGAACACGAGGTTTTTGTGATACGGGACGGCGCAGCGGTTCGCACACCGGTGCGCATCGGACTGGTTGGCTTCGATTATTTTGAAGTGATGGCGGGCTTGCAAGAAGGCGAGGAAGTGATTATTTCGGATATGAGAGACTTTATTCATATGAAGGAAGTGAAAATTCGAAAATAA
- a CDS encoding glycosyltransferase: protein MRRLNHRFTLNEVERKVVAPAAASSFGVIVLPRYRKEDVNMEHDLLLQPQQRQRPMPPHMESGAADYVSPGRNESDQPGRSDKKRLRVLQIVDGFRMGGAESKLLELIAHLDKQRFEVLLANVGPTGPLEQKFQQLGVDIFQFARRSAFDPLPVWRLYRLMRQRRIDIVQTTLLWADIIGALAAKLAGVPAIFSWETVSHEGDPFHNNFQRRAGYRLAMKWVDRIIPVSHEIKRSLIKRRNIPAEKIHVIHYGVDLEKYRPADRQTTLAKRRELGVPSDAILIGVMARLEPPKGHRFFIEAFPAIVKQFPRAHAIFAGEGSLRAELETQARALGMSGHITFLGARNDVNEILGALDLFVLPSVSEGLPNVVLEAMAAQKPVVATAVGGIPEVVSHGENGFLAPPADASALQKLLLQCLNEQERWPLLAQVGRRTVETEFSLAHQVSSFERIFANVYGAKTRAAQLT, encoded by the coding sequence ATGCGGCGATTGAATCATCGTTTCACATTGAATGAGGTGGAGAGGAAAGTAGTTGCGCCGGCTGCAGCAAGCTCGTTCGGCGTTATCGTTTTACCCCGGTACAGGAAAGAGGACGTGAACATGGAACACGATTTATTGTTACAGCCGCAACAAAGGCAAAGGCCAATGCCCCCGCACATGGAAAGCGGCGCTGCCGATTATGTCTCGCCCGGGCGCAACGAAAGCGATCAACCCGGCCGATCGGATAAAAAGCGCTTGCGCGTGCTGCAAATCGTCGACGGTTTCCGCATGGGCGGCGCTGAATCCAAATTGCTGGAGCTGATTGCGCATCTCGATAAGCAGAGATTTGAGGTCCTGCTGGCCAATGTCGGCCCCACCGGCCCGCTCGAACAAAAATTTCAGCAACTCGGCGTCGATATTTTTCAATTCGCGCGGCGATCCGCTTTCGATCCGCTGCCGGTTTGGCGGCTCTATCGTTTGATGCGGCAACGCCGGATCGATATCGTGCAAACCACTTTGCTTTGGGCAGACATCATTGGCGCCCTTGCCGCCAAGCTCGCCGGTGTGCCGGCGATTTTTTCCTGGGAAACCGTTTCTCACGAAGGTGATCCGTTTCACAATAATTTTCAGCGCCGCGCCGGTTATCGCCTGGCAATGAAATGGGTGGATCGGATCATTCCGGTTTCGCATGAAATCAAACGTTCGTTGATCAAGCGCCGCAACATTCCGGCGGAGAAAATTCATGTGATTCACTATGGCGTGGATTTGGAGAAATACCGTCCCGCCGATCGCCAGACTACCCTTGCCAAGCGCCGGGAGCTGGGCGTTCCCAGTGATGCGATTCTCATCGGCGTTATGGCCAGGCTGGAGCCGCCCAAAGGCCATCGCTTTTTTATCGAAGCGTTTCCGGCGATTGTCAAACAATTTCCGCGCGCGCACGCGATTTTTGCCGGCGAAGGCTCGTTGCGGGCGGAGTTGGAGACGCAGGCGCGGGCGCTGGGAATGAGCGGCCATATCACTTTTCTCGGCGCGCGCAACGACGTCAATGAAATCCTCGGCGCTCTGGATCTTTTTGTGCTGCCTTCGGTTTCCGAAGGTTTGCCGAATGTCGTACTGGAGGCGATGGCCGCGCAAAAGCCGGTAGTGGCCACCGCGGTTGGCGGCATTCCCGAAGTGGTGAGCCACGGTGAAAATGGTTTTCTCGCGCCGCCGGCAGATGCTTCTGCTTTGCAAAAACTGCTGCTGCAATGCTTGAATGAACAGGAACGATGGCCGCTGCTGGCGCAGGTAGGGCGCCGCACAGTGGAGACGGAATTTTCTTTGGCGCATCAAGTGTCGAGCTTCGAGCGCATTTTTGCGAACGTTTACGGCGCCAAAACGCGCGCGGCGCAACTCACTTGA
- a CDS encoding peptidoglycan-binding protein has translation MISLGAYDPEVQSSALGEYLDYAHRVTGVEQDWKNQKKLRGERDDHWVAFEKATGNAMKVAEVQRFLKDAGFFPLGKIDGICGYRTAASIRLFQEYVRTVENDSSIGFPDGKLGPNSFQHIKRWQAASKKADWTAFSGANPSREFSKWMNLLGLVKQKYLTNPNPMLRKVKQFAQKSDTVNVANWDLDPNKIHMIGIRRHEARPGVREFDDVFVLLINGLAFKFYGSTEPGYSQHPAGPPFLTLGQHIYRFGWHKLSDLSRVYHGLKPMNSGVLVVRSSDMLLTDADLSRPLERNYSINVHWGGEGETAVGNWSEGCQVIVGEGYINHNDHAINCSKFAARNYSTLGQVVEGAYQTRGAYTMLADIVTAFSGGEDNTVKYMLLSEKDLDLNPEIGLAAAREALDRIESLS, from the coding sequence ATGATTTCATTAGGAGCATACGATCCCGAGGTGCAATCTTCGGCTCTGGGAGAATACCTTGATTACGCTCATCGTGTAACCGGCGTCGAGCAGGATTGGAAAAACCAGAAGAAACTGCGCGGGGAACGGGACGATCATTGGGTTGCGTTCGAGAAAGCGACGGGCAACGCCATGAAGGTCGCGGAGGTGCAGCGGTTTCTGAAAGACGCGGGATTCTTTCCGCTGGGAAAAATCGACGGCATTTGCGGTTATCGTACTGCCGCGTCGATACGCCTCTTTCAAGAATATGTTCGCACGGTCGAGAACGACAGCAGCATCGGCTTTCCGGATGGCAAACTCGGCCCAAACTCGTTTCAGCATATCAAACGCTGGCAAGCGGCCAGCAAGAAAGCGGATTGGACGGCATTTTCGGGCGCAAATCCAAGCCGTGAATTCAGCAAGTGGATGAACTTGCTGGGCCTCGTCAAACAGAAATATCTGACCAATCCCAATCCCATGCTGCGCAAAGTCAAGCAATTCGCCCAGAAATCAGACACGGTGAACGTTGCCAATTGGGATTTGGATCCGAACAAGATCCACATGATCGGCATACGCCGGCATGAGGCGCGGCCCGGTGTGCGTGAGTTTGATGATGTGTTCGTTTTATTGATCAACGGCCTGGCCTTCAAGTTTTATGGTTCGACCGAGCCGGGATATTCACAGCATCCTGCCGGCCCGCCGTTTTTAACGCTGGGGCAACATATCTATCGCTTTGGCTGGCATAAACTGTCGGATTTGAGCCGTGTTTACCACGGGCTTAAACCCATGAACTCGGGCGTATTGGTGGTACGTTCGAGCGATATGCTGCTGACCGACGCGGATCTTTCCCGCCCGCTCGAACGCAATTACTCGATTAACGTGCATTGGGGCGGCGAGGGTGAAACCGCGGTGGGCAACTGGTCGGAGGGCTGCCAGGTAATTGTCGGCGAAGGTTATATCAATCACAACGATCATGCGATCAATTGCTCGAAATTCGCGGCGCGCAATTATTCCACGCTGGGGCAGGTGGTCGAGGGCGCATATCAAACGCGCGGGGCATACACGATGCTCGCAGATATCGTTACCGCATTTTCCGGCGGCGAAGACAATACGGTTAAATATATGCTGCTCTCCGAGAAGGATTTGGATTTAAATCCGGAGATTGGCCTGGCCGCGGCACGAGAGGCGTTGGATCGCATTGAGTCGTTGTCATAG
- a CDS encoding ABC transporter ATP-binding protein, producing the protein MIKLENVEKVYRTDKIETQALANLNLHVREGEFIAVMGPSGSGKSTLLNLVGLLDEPSRGQIQINGATITSYRDQQLARLRNEYIGFIFQSFHLINDLSVVDNVEIPLLYRRLSNAERRRLALRALDRVGLASRVHHFPSQLSGGQQQRVAIARAIVGKPKILLADEPTGNLDSHMGDEIMNILFDLNQEEKTTVVMVTHDPRLGEKTERIVRLFDGRQVN; encoded by the coding sequence ATGATAAAACTTGAAAACGTCGAGAAAGTTTATCGCACCGACAAGATTGAGACGCAGGCGCTGGCCAATCTCAATCTGCACGTGCGAGAGGGTGAGTTCATCGCCGTGATGGGGCCGTCCGGCTCGGGCAAAAGCACGTTGCTCAACCTCGTCGGGCTGTTGGATGAACCTTCAAGAGGGCAAATTCAGATCAACGGCGCGACGATTACCTCCTATCGCGACCAGCAGCTTGCGAGGTTGCGCAACGAATATATCGGATTTATTTTTCAAAGCTTTCATCTCATCAATGATCTCAGCGTGGTGGATAACGTTGAAATCCCGCTGCTTTATCGCCGCCTCTCCAACGCTGAACGCCGCCGGCTCGCGCTGCGCGCGCTCGATCGTGTGGGACTGGCCTCGCGCGTGCATCATTTCCCCTCGCAACTTTCCGGCGGACAGCAGCAGCGTGTCGCAATTGCGCGCGCCATTGTGGGCAAACCTAAAATCCTGCTCGCCGATGAACCTACCGGCAATCTCGACAGCCACATGGGCGACGAGATTATGAATATCCTGTTCGATCTCAATCAAGAGGAAAAAACAACGGTTGTGATGGTCACGCACGATCCGCGCCTCGGTGAGAAAACGGAACGAATTGTACGGCTGTTTGATGGGAGGCAGGTGAACTAA
- a CDS encoding FtsX-like permease family protein, translating to MLKNYLKIAIKVLLRRKFFTFISLFGISFTLVVLMVVVAFLDHIFGPLPPETRLNRSLGVFTVFISSPDGSSSRSGAAGYNFLDRYVRTLSTPEKVSIFTFPRGVNSYQNGQRKPVYLKYTDGAFWEILDFEFLEGQAFTQEDNRNANDVAVINEATRKNFFGDANAVGKTIAVDGQNFRVVGVVKNTPIFRLTPFSDVWVPLSTAKAKPSTDLTGNFLALILAKDRADFAKIKEEFQDKLTQVEFADPREFNTVVSAAETFFETIARGLFANDRSAESYAGRLLAIIVVLMIMFMVLPTVNLVNLNVSRIMERASEIGVRKAFGASSWVLVGQFVVENVLLTLIGGVLGFVFAVIILHLLTNSGLIQYAEFHMNYRIFFYGLCLVLFFGVFSGVYPAWKMSRLHPVAALRS from the coding sequence ATGCTTAAAAACTATTTAAAAATCGCCATAAAAGTCCTGTTGCGGCGGAAATTCTTCACCTTCATCAGCCTCTTCGGCATCAGCTTCACGCTGGTTGTGTTGATGGTGGTGGTCGCTTTTCTTGATCATATTTTCGGTCCGCTGCCGCCGGAGACCAGGCTGAATCGTTCGCTCGGCGTCTTCACGGTGTTTATTTCAAGCCCGGACGGCAGCAGTAGCCGGTCGGGCGCCGCGGGGTATAATTTTTTGGATCGCTATGTTCGCACATTGTCCACCCCGGAAAAAGTCTCCATCTTCACGTTTCCTCGCGGAGTGAATTCTTATCAAAACGGGCAACGCAAACCTGTTTACCTCAAATATACCGACGGCGCTTTTTGGGAAATTTTGGATTTCGAATTTTTGGAAGGGCAGGCTTTCACGCAGGAGGATAACCGCAACGCCAACGATGTTGCTGTGATCAATGAAGCCACACGCAAAAATTTCTTTGGTGACGCAAACGCCGTGGGCAAAACGATCGCAGTCGACGGTCAAAATTTTCGCGTCGTGGGCGTGGTAAAAAATACCCCGATCTTCCGTCTCACACCCTTTTCCGACGTGTGGGTGCCGCTCAGCACCGCCAAGGCAAAACCCTCGACTGATTTGACGGGCAATTTTCTGGCCTTAATCCTGGCGAAGGATCGCGCTGATTTTGCCAAGATCAAAGAAGAGTTTCAAGACAAACTCACGCAGGTTGAATTTGCTGATCCCCGCGAGTTCAACACGGTTGTTTCTGCGGCGGAAACTTTTTTTGAAACAATTGCGCGCGGCTTGTTCGCGAATGATCGCTCCGCGGAGAGTTATGCCGGCCGGCTGCTGGCAATCATCGTTGTGTTGATGATCATGTTCATGGTGTTGCCCACCGTGAATCTTGTCAATCTCAATGTCAGCCGCATCATGGAACGCGCTTCTGAGATCGGCGTGCGCAAAGCTTTCGGCGCTTCCTCGTGGGTTCTCGTCGGGCAATTTGTCGTCGAAAACGTCCTGCTCACGCTCATCGGCGGCGTGCTCGGCTTCGTCTTCGCCGTTATCATTCTGCACCTGCTCACCAACAGCGGATTGATACAGTACGCCGAATTTCACATGAACTACCGCATCTTTTTTTACGGTTTATGCCTTGTTCTATTTTTTGGCGTCTTTTCCGGAGTCTATCCGGCGTGGAAAATGTCGCGATTGCATCCGGTTGCGGCCTTGCGTTCCTAA
- a CDS encoding glycosyltransferase family 4 protein, with the protein MTITYFNYLWDIDGISAGSAVKAKEFIAALRRLGHTAHLEWRTPQPKNQNGFGGKNHAGMKPRLQPYLHEPKRLVNNFRHLSQEYFLLKRQKPDVFFNRLEFYYFSGSWLSRLLNLPLVVEADCPPTFEHNTFYGKDYLHLGKLPARIELANLRAADAVIVISNVLKNYYIEHGIPAGKMHVIPNAADPQKFRPLPRDREFVQKYNLAGKTVVGWVGALVGWTGIENLIAAARQVLATRPQVSFMMVGGGPNQELMRKELQTGEYAARVILPGTVPHEEVPRYLSCMDVVLAPYPKLDFWYASSMKIFEYMAAGKAVLASAVGQIAEVINDGVNGYLFDPDSGAELVQKITALADSAEARQRVSERARRDVEHKWNWEANAKKMIEIFEEVLQRRRAHAAR; encoded by the coding sequence GTGACGATTACGTACTTCAACTATCTCTGGGACATTGATGGCATCTCCGCCGGGTCTGCGGTCAAAGCCAAAGAGTTCATTGCCGCATTGCGGCGGTTGGGACACACCGCGCATTTAGAGTGGCGCACGCCGCAACCCAAAAATCAAAACGGATTCGGCGGGAAAAATCACGCTGGCATGAAGCCGCGCTTGCAGCCTTATCTGCATGAGCCGAAACGCCTGGTCAACAACTTCCGCCATCTCAGCCAGGAATATTTCCTGCTCAAGCGGCAAAAGCCCGATGTGTTTTTCAACCGCCTGGAATTCTACTATTTCTCCGGATCGTGGCTCTCCCGCCTGTTGAACTTGCCTCTCGTTGTGGAAGCGGATTGCCCGCCGACATTCGAGCACAATACCTTTTACGGCAAGGATTATTTGCATCTGGGCAAATTGCCGGCGCGCATCGAGCTTGCCAACTTGCGCGCTGCGGATGCGGTCATTGTCATTTCAAATGTGCTCAAGAATTATTATATCGAACACGGCATTCCCGCCGGCAAGATGCACGTCATTCCCAACGCCGCGGATCCGCAAAAATTCCGGCCGCTGCCCCGGGATCGCGAGTTCGTGCAGAAATACAACCTCGCCGGGAAAACCGTTGTTGGCTGGGTGGGCGCATTGGTCGGCTGGACCGGCATCGAGAACTTGATTGCCGCGGCGCGCCAGGTTTTGGCAACGCGGCCGCAGGTGAGTTTTATGATGGTGGGCGGTGGCCCCAATCAGGAACTGATGCGTAAAGAGCTGCAAACCGGTGAATATGCCGCGCGCGTGATCCTGCCCGGCACCGTGCCCCATGAAGAAGTGCCGCGTTATTTGTCGTGCATGGACGTGGTCCTGGCGCCGTATCCCAAATTGGATTTTTGGTATGCCTCCTCGATGAAAATTTTCGAATACATGGCTGCCGGCAAGGCGGTGCTGGCCAGCGCCGTGGGCCAGATTGCGGAAGTGATCAATGACGGCGTCAACGGGTATCTTTTCGACCCCGATTCCGGTGCGGAGTTGGTCCAGAAAATCACGGCACTGGCCGATTCTGCAGAAGCACGGCAGCGTGTCAGCGAGCGGGCGCGGCGTGACGTCGAGCACAAATGGAATTGGGAGGCAAACGCGAAAAAGATGATCGAAATTTTTGAAGAGGTTTTGCAACGCCGGCGCGCACATGCGGCGCGATGA
- a CDS encoding NAD-dependent epimerase/dehydratase family protein: MKVLITGGAGFIGSHLTDALLKRGHTVTIIDDLSTGKLENIAHVRAFPNFHFAIETIMNEAVMDRLVSECDLIFHLASAVGVELIVNRPVEVIERCVLGTEIVLKTANRYKKKVLITSTSEVYGKSSKVPFNEEDDRILGPTTKSRWSYSCSKAIDEFLALAYHKEMKLPVVIVRLFNTVGPRQTGQYGMVVPRFVQAAMRNQPLRVYGDGTQSRCFGYVGDVVQALIALANHPQAIGQIFNIGSNEEVTIMELAERVTQILGSTSEIVKVPYSEAYEAGFEDMQRRMPDLTKIKNMVGYEPTVKLDQIIRHIWEYFQEQEKNGRMNGSATQPEAAFLEHARL, encoded by the coding sequence ATGAAAGTGCTGATCACGGGTGGAGCAGGATTCATCGGGTCGCATCTCACGGATGCGTTGTTGAAGCGCGGGCACACGGTGACGATCATCGACGATTTGTCGACCGGCAAGCTGGAAAATATCGCGCATGTGCGCGCGTTTCCGAATTTTCATTTCGCCATCGAGACGATCATGAACGAGGCGGTGATGGATCGCCTGGTGAGCGAATGCGATTTGATCTTCCACCTGGCCTCGGCCGTGGGCGTGGAATTGATCGTGAATCGCCCGGTCGAAGTGATCGAGCGTTGCGTGCTCGGCACGGAGATCGTCTTGAAAACCGCCAATCGCTACAAGAAAAAAGTCTTAATCACCTCCACTTCTGAAGTCTACGGCAAAAGCTCAAAAGTGCCGTTCAACGAGGAAGACGACCGCATTCTCGGCCCGACAACGAAAAGCCGTTGGAGCTATTCCTGCTCGAAAGCGATCGATGAGTTTCTGGCGCTGGCATATCACAAAGAGATGAAATTGCCGGTGGTGATCGTGCGCTTGTTCAACACCGTCGGGCCGCGGCAAACCGGGCAATACGGCATGGTCGTTCCGCGTTTCGTGCAAGCGGCGATGCGCAACCAGCCGCTGCGCGTGTACGGCGACGGCACGCAATCGCGCTGTTTCGGCTATGTCGGCGACGTGGTGCAGGCGCTGATCGCGCTCGCGAATCATCCACAAGCCATTGGCCAAATTTTCAATATCGGCAGCAACGAAGAAGTGACGATCATGGAACTGGCCGAGCGTGTCACGCAAATTCTGGGCAGCACTTCGGAAATCGTCAAAGTGCCGTACTCCGAAGCCTACGAGGCCGGCTTCGAGGACATGCAGCGCCGCATGCCCGATCTCACCAAGATCAAGAACATGGTCGGCTACGAGCCGACGGTGAAGCTCGATCAAATCATTCGCCACATCTGGGAGTATTTCCAAGAACAGGAGAAAAACGGCCGTATGAACGGCAGTGCAACGCAGCCAGAAGCGGCTTTTCTGGAACACGCGCGCTTATAA
- a CDS encoding FtsX-like permease family protein, which produces MPCSIFWRLFRSLSGVENVAIASGCGLAFLTVQSRERLPSPLTLPLFAHARTRGERRPSNIRGNIMIKHICKLMWNRRRSNFLMIVEIFFTFLVLFAVATLVSYFIANYNQPLGYSYDNVWQVNINMNQTSDDYWSPEQVATVNQLYLAARDLGEVEAVAGALATPYDFGGRVSGLEIRGKRAEAGVNEVSVDFKDVMGLQLVAGRWFEKADEAMNWQPVVINQKLSRALFGEDDPVGQQFEPWSSANEEVRVIGVVTDFRQGGEYQGLGNYLFELKQLDNPAQRPPRNLLIKVRPGTTAAFEEKLANRLQAVAKEWSFEIQPLAQKRESSLKLFLAPLIAAGLIAAFLMIMVGFGLVGVLWQNVTQRTREIGLRRAKGAAAQDIYKQILGELFAITSAGLLLGIIVVVQLPLLDLVGVSTNVFITGLLLSIALIYLLTCAAGLYPSWLATKVRPAEALHYE; this is translated from the coding sequence ATGCCTTGTTCTATTTTTTGGCGTCTTTTCCGGAGTCTATCCGGCGTGGAAAATGTCGCGATTGCATCCGGTTGCGGCCTTGCGTTCCTAACGGTGCAGTCGCGCGAGAGGTTGCCATCACCATTAACGTTGCCTCTCTTCGCGCATGCGCGCACGAGAGGCGAGCGCCGCCCATCAAACATCCGAGGGAATATCATGATCAAGCATATTTGCAAGCTTATGTGGAATCGTAGAAGAAGCAACTTTTTGATGATCGTCGAAATCTTTTTTACGTTTCTCGTACTCTTTGCCGTTGCAACGCTGGTTTCATATTTCATCGCTAACTATAACCAGCCTTTGGGATACTCTTATGACAACGTTTGGCAGGTTAATATTAATATGAATCAAACCAGCGACGATTACTGGTCGCCCGAACAAGTGGCGACAGTGAATCAATTATATCTTGCCGCGCGCGATTTGGGCGAAGTAGAAGCGGTTGCCGGCGCGCTGGCAACACCATACGATTTTGGCGGTCGCGTTTCCGGCCTCGAAATTCGCGGAAAACGCGCCGAGGCCGGCGTCAACGAAGTCTCCGTGGACTTCAAGGACGTAATGGGGCTGCAGCTCGTTGCCGGCCGGTGGTTTGAAAAAGCCGACGAAGCCATGAATTGGCAGCCGGTGGTGATTAATCAAAAACTCAGCCGGGCATTGTTTGGAGAGGACGATCCGGTCGGCCAGCAATTCGAGCCGTGGTCGTCCGCAAATGAAGAAGTTCGCGTCATCGGAGTCGTCACGGATTTTCGTCAAGGCGGCGAGTATCAGGGGTTGGGCAATTATCTCTTTGAGCTGAAGCAACTGGATAATCCGGCGCAGCGCCCGCCGCGCAACCTGCTCATCAAAGTTCGCCCGGGAACAACGGCAGCGTTCGAGGAAAAGCTTGCAAACCGCCTGCAAGCCGTGGCCAAGGAATGGTCGTTTGAAATACAGCCGCTAGCGCAGAAGCGTGAGTCATCCTTAAAACTTTTTCTGGCGCCGTTGATTGCCGCCGGTTTGATTGCCGCATTTCTGATGATTATGGTGGGCTTCGGCCTGGTGGGCGTGCTGTGGCAAAATGTTACGCAGCGCACGCGTGAAATCGGCTTGCGCCGCGCCAAAGGCGCCGCCGCGCAGGATATCTACAAACAAATTCTGGGCGAGCTATTTGCCATTACCTCCGCCGGTTTGTTACTCGGAATCATCGTCGTCGTGCAACTTCCGTTGCTTGATTTGGTCGGGGTTAGTACCAACGTATTCATCACCGGCTTGCTGCTTTCAATCGCGCTGATTTATCTGTTAACCTGCGCGGCGGGATTGTATCCCAGTTGGCTGGCGACCAAGGTTCGCCCCGCAGAAGCGTTGCATTATGAATAA